The stretch of DNA ACAGGTTTACTGATATCAGGTGCTGGATTTCTCTTTGGTTTAGACGGATCAACCTCTCCTGCTTCAGAATATATTGTACCAGAGAGCTTTTCCCGTAGATCCCTCGTACCTCTTGACACGGATCTGTTCAGACTTTGTGAAGTTTCTTGAGTACTTCTTTTCTGCAGCTTAAGACGAAGATCCTTTACACCAAGTTTGCGACCTGTGCAATGAAAATAGCGAAAGCTTATCCACGGCAggaaaagcaaaaacaaaaatcattccTAATACATTCAATAGGAGAATCTTCTAATAGAACAAAACAGTTTCTCATCAGCACATACTTGATATTTGAGGTTCATCAGCCTCATATAGGTCATGCTCCCATTTGTCATCATCTTCCCTGAGTCTGCACAAAACAACTTTCTAAAGCTGTCTGctgaaagaaataataaaaccattgcactcttttttttttcctttttttttctctctctaaaatagATTATAAAAAGAAGTTACACTAACAGAAAACAAAATCTCAGAGTATCCATTTAAGAAATCCATTTTAACCAAGGCTAAATGCTAATATAATGGATTATAACTCAAATTAATATCAGAAGCAGCAAAGAGAAGGATTAGTGAGGCAActttctaataaataaaaaccatttaaacattcaaatttctaCACTTTTCAACTGGAGAAAAGAGATGGATTGTAAGGCAACAATTTCTACATGCAGAATTTCTCCAGTCATGCATCCTAAAACgccacatacatacatacagggGGTGAGGAAGATAAGCTTCTTGGAGGGacagggagagagagagaggaaccTCTTGCCAGTGATCTGTCGTCTTCGAGCAGAACCACCGACTGCGTTGCCGTTGAGCCTGTCCCTTACTGAGACCCTCGCCCCAGACTCCACTCGATCAGCGTACATTGTACAGATAATTTATGAAGCGACCGGAATAGTAGTTAGAAGAACACTCAATTCCCGGCCGGAAACCCTAACCCTATATCTGAAGGTAGcgaatatattataaataatataataataatacagatACAAGCGATGATCGCAGGAATGGTGATTCCGGCGAGAGGGTTGGGGAGGAGCGAGGTCGATGTGGTTTTGCAGAGATTTTATTCTGCTTGATGCGTATGAGCATCTCACTTACAAACGGGTCGGTTATTCCTCACGCCCAAAATTGATTGCTCTTTATGCGATGCGTAGGCATGGTAACAGACACAATATCCATCCCTTTACTTATTTTCGAATTCGACTCGTTTTCAAAATTTCATCAAACTAAGGTTAGTTTAAAGTTAGAAggtaatttgaaatatttggaaaatgattgtgatggatatattagaaattgGACCGGAGGCCGGAGCAAATCGACATGGAGGTGTGGATCAAGAAGGACGTGGATGGACTCGGGGCCTCGAGGTAGAGCACAGTGCTCGACCCGGGCTACCCAGAGGCCCCAGGCCTCGGGCAAGGCCCAGTGCCTCAGCCAAGGCCCGGCCAACGCCTCCGCTGAGGGGCTCGGTCGAGGGAGCTCGACCGAGGATCGAGGGGGTGCTCCGGTGAGCGTAGTTTAAGTTTGTTGTAACCACCTCCTTTCTCGCGAGAGCAATTATGAGCACTTATGAGGCTAGCTAGTATAAAAGTCTAGTTTACTGTCTTGTTGAGACATCATGAAACACTAGTAATAGCAGGACACACTTCTTGTAATCATCTTAAACGATTTATCAATACAATTTGTCTATGTGACTTATCGCATTATCATTTTGTTATTACATTGCCCGTTTCATATCCATTTATCATTGTTCTTAATTACCGGATTTATTAATTTAGACCCTTGAGTTAATTAAATCTATCATTGGTGCTTTAATTAGGAGCTCGAACATGTTGTTTTTCACTAGTTATGACAAGTTCGAGATTTAACTCTCGTAATTCAAACGGTTCTCACAACACTCGTGTTACCCCGAGCGGGAACGAGCTCAACGGGACCGCTAGCCGGCAACAGATCATCTTAGTGAGGTTGGCGGGGGACTTGAGGGATCTACTCACCAACAACCGCCACGGCCTCGGGCTTCTAAGAAGGTGTACATGTAGCCGCGATCCAACAAGTCACCGCCTTGTTGACTCGTCTCGTGGAAGGGCTCCAAAGAGGTATCCAAGCCCCCAACTTAGCCCCAAGGCCTCTCGAAGAACGCCGACCCCACACTGACCCCCCAAGGGAGTGTGGTGAGCCAAGTACTAGACATACCCGAGCCCTAAGGACCCTAGCCGAGGGGGAGGTCAACTCACCCCCGACTGTCCAGTAGACGGGGAGGAAGTGATGTCAATCAAGACAAGCAAGGACATCAATGAACGAGTAAGGGGCTACCGACCCGATCCAAGTCCGCCTTGGCACAATTGGGCACTCGTACACTGGCCCAGGACAGGTTAGAGCTGAGGCCGACCGCGAACGACCCCTCGGTCAAGGAATCATTCTCACGAAGGTCACCGAGCCGTGGGCTCTAAGCCCTGTCGAACATGGGCACAACTCACAAGCCTCCTGGGTGGAGCGGTTGGGAAAAACTAGTGACCCAACCCAAGCTCTCACCGTGATGAGGTCAAACAGCTCCAGAAGCGAATAGAGGAGCTCTAGGAGGGGGTTGTCGCGCTCCAACAAGCCGCAACCTTGCCAAAACGCCTCATTGAGGGGCTCCAAAGAGTAGTGCAGCCCTCTCAACTTGGCATCGGGGCGCCACATGGGGTTTTGCAAGGGTGGTCGATAGTCTACCCTCACCTCAAGCTCGGTCACCACGGGCGTAAAGAACCCGAGCTCAACTACTATGAGCACGAGGAGCTCGACCTCGAGCACCAGGAAGATGAGGAGCCCAAGCTCGGCCACCATGGACGACGTGGATGATCTGAGTAGACTAAGGGGTCCCGAAGACCCAAGAAATAGGTTTtgacccccctcccccccccttTATGGAGCTTAGGCCACAACTAGCAAATTATTCCTCTAAATGCGTGAGAACCCAAGCCCCATCATGAGGCCTGAGACCCTTTAACAAATCATTAAAAAGAGTATGACAGATTTGGAGAACCAAAGAGCAGGTTGGACCCCAGGGAATCTGGAGCTGATATCGTTGTTCCAGAAAAGGTGCACCTAGTGACCCCTCCTCGGAAGCCCGaagctattttatttttcaaaggtAAATGAGGGGCTTGACCCCAAACATCGACATATGTTCTTCGTAATAAGATTTGCAAAGTCCAACTTCGCTTGGCACAAGGCAAAGTAATCAACCCTATGGTCGCGGTCGTACGCACCAACCTCAACCTTGGCATTCCCTAACGGTAGTACATGGGGATGCACCCACTCACTACCTAACAGAAGAACCTATTATGGGCAGCTTGCCCCTTGAGGGGCTCAACTGAGGTGGGGCTCGGCTGGAGGTGGGGCTCAGCCAGGGTGGGGGGGCTCAGCCGATGTGGTGCTCGGGTGGGCGCCGTCCAAGTTTGCTATAACCACCTCCTTTCTCACGGGGGCGGTTATGAGGCTAGCAAGTATAAAGGTCTAGTCTATTGTCTTGTTGAGACATCATGAAACATTGTAATAGCAGGGCACACTTCTTGTAATCATCTTACACAATTTATGAATACAATTTGTCCCTGTGATTTATCGCATTATCATTTTGTTATTACATTGCTTGTTTCAAATCCATTTATCCTTGTTATTAATTATCGTGTTTATTAATTCGAACCCCCGAGTTAATTAAATCTATAAGATTGATTAGtcatgttttattttgtttgattaattttaattgtttaaccaagttaaTATCATAAAATGGTTTTTggttaaacaaatttttttccttcaattgGCCATGAGCTAGCTAgtcttattatattttacttgtAAATGTCTAATTTACTCttaattgaattttataaacttGTTGCCCACTTTTCTCCACGGATTAACATAATTCCTCCAATCTTCGGCAATAAACACTTAGATAGTGATGAATGAATACTAATAGTGATGAGATACTCTGACTTAGCTTtaagttttgtcattaatgacTTGAAACACATCCTttggttttccttttttttttttaataagggaACAATCGATCTATTACTTCCATCATTGTATTTGATCTCCAATCACACCATCAAAATACTACTTATTATCTATGCAGTTGTCTTGCCATCCAACGATAGCCACCGCCATAATTGATTTTTGCTTTAAGCTACAACAAAGGAGAAATGGATTTTCTATGATGTGGAGGACAAGAAGAAATTTGTTTTCTATGAAGAGGAGGGGAAGTGTGTTTTCtctattgtaacacccccaattcTAATACATGAAATAATTAAGTAAAAAGGGCAATTTTATAAAGTTCAAAGCGGAAGCTGAAAGACAAAAGAACTTAATTGGGGTGTAACCGCCACATTTGACTATTTGAGTCAACACGAGCCCAAATGCTGAGGATAAACTAAACATTCAAGATCATAGATCATCACATACAATCTAAAAACATAAGTCCACCAACATCCAAGAGTCTACTAATAAGTACTCAACCAAGCAGACAAGCAAACTACTCTAGACCTGAAAACATTACTAAAAGTAAgtacatttataattttccaAAATAGATATACTTGATAATAGGTTTTGGTACCCTAAGTACCACTCACACTACTTATCAAACTCTACAACTTAAAGTCCAATAAGCTTGACTCAATTCGAGGATGGCAGTTTAGTAAAAGAGATTTAGGGTGAGTTTGGAAAcctagaaaatgatttccggaaatcatttttcgggatTTCAGTGTGTGTTTGGCAAGGCTTGGGAAAAATCACCTTCATTTGGCGGATCATTTGGGCCCGTGTTAGCCATTTGACAAATGGTTACGAGAATTTGGATGGCCAAGCTATTCTCGTAAATCACGAGAGTTGGGTCGAGTAAGCTACTCTCGCAGGTCTCGCCCTTGGGAAATCGTCTGATTCTGCCCAGTGGTTACGTTAACTTGCACCTGTGGCTGCGTTCTTCGACTCCTCGTCGTCACTATTGTtgcttcttttttcttatttcaaCTGCTTAGAACAACACATCTTTTAGTATCTTTCCCCACAGGCAGCAATGTTGGTTTTATAAACCACGAGATGGTCGAACGACGTGTCAACACTaccgaaaaataattaaatctcAAGAATTATGAAAGCAGCATTTACTCTCTAATTTTATTTCGAATTGCTTAACCTTTTTCAAGGTTGAATGCCCTTATTTATACAAGAAGAAGGGGTATCTCCTCATATGACAACCTAAACTACCATAAATATACATGATTCCTTGTCTTATTACACTTGATTCAACTTCCTAATGCATTCTGATCTACTTTCCTTATGCATGTCTGCGAAATATATTCCTTATCCTCTCTAAGGAAGCTTCCAAATTCGCCTCGCCCAAGCTTTTTTATGCGCTGAATATCTGGCCTACTCGGCCTTTCCACTCGTCTTGCTGGGGACGGGCTTCTTACTTTCTCCCTTTTTTGCTTACCCGGGCTCGTCTTTCCTACTCTCGTGGTCCATCTCCCCATATCTCTGTCCACCGCGGCTCTTGCTCAATAGTCGACAAGTCTAACTTCTCTTGACCGACTTCCTTGTCCTTGCATTCTTCTCCTTTATCACTCGCGCCTTCCCCTTGGAGTCTTCGCTCTCTAGTTTCTCCCTTCATGTAATCTCTTCCACTCATTCACCCATGAGTGCCAACCGACCTCCGATCGGTCGACCCGCTCCACATCCAGACTGATTCCTTCTTCCTTCTCCCATTTCTCCTCTTCATGTAATCTCTTCCACTCATTCACCCATGAGTGCCGACCAACCTCCGATCGGTCGACCCGCTCCACATCCAGATCGACGCCTACTTACATTCGGTCTTCATTAGGTCTGATCTGACCGTCTTAGGTCATTCCAGGTCAGTCGTCCTCTTCTTCCGAGTGTTTAACTTCTCCTTACCCATCAATGGCATTGGGattatttttttcaagaaaaataacGATTCTAGATATCTTTGGTAAGGTGAAAAGGAAATAAACcaatttttaaatgaattaatattcTTTGATTAAATATGTTAAGTTAATTTGATGAAGTATAATTTGAATCTTTCATTCAATTTCAATAAGTTTTGTATCTCATATCTAGGTATCAAATGAGCACCCACATAATGCATGAAGTTGGTGTACTCTAATGGCAAAAGTGCAAGAACCTACAAGGTATTAAAACTTATTCGAAAACATGATTTGATAGTTTTAGGAAATTTGAAGATGAAAAATCGTCATATTTTATAAACTTAGATTaccactaaaatttaaattttaaaactgaAATATGGATCACTTATTAAGTTGCTATAAAGAAGAATAAACATCCACAAGCTCCCGTTAGACCATATATTTTAAggttagtttattattattttttttatctaaacGAGAGAACCTTCGGCCTCTCGGTTCcttgaataatttattttcttaacatTCATGTTATCTATATTTAACTATTCAGTTGtttaaacttttttattttatattactctaccttctctttttaaaatttttattcctaatgtAATCTACATAATCGTCACTTGTATATATGTTCTTCCAAGCGATGCCATATTTACAATCAAGTATTTATACTTATGGaacttaaaatatataaatattttaattctaaccattagatttaaaaatgaccaaaactgCTCCgtccttcaatttttaaatataatttttatagtaCATATGTTCTTAAATGTTTGCTAATGGTAAGTTAACACATGACTTTATTTATGTTTGGATACAAGATGTGATGGCTCACATATTATTGGATTTCCCTACGacaatatatatgaatttacaAGGGATCTAACTTGAAGAAAAAggcatttaaataaattttattcatttacaaTTGCCTTTACATCAATGTGCTTTCTTCATAGAATacatcattttacatgtaacaAAAATGATATTCTCAAACAAAACAACTACTATTACTTATTTTTGGATGTTcagcaaacaacaaaatcgaaaAATTACACTCTCTAATAGTTACAACATTTGccaatttcattttgaaaacatataagaCCAGAAGCAGCATACTTTTATGTGAGATTGAAAACAATGGAAAATACATGTTAACTAAATAACGCAAGGAGAAAATAGTTGTAAAATAGTGTTCAATACTGTTACTTAaaattacatatgtatatattcatCATAATGGATTTGTATTTCTTGTGAAAAAATTCAAATACATCAACAAAATAAACTTTACGTGAATATTTATGAAACTtcgtcaaataaaaaaaaaaaccttcacaAATGCAATTTatctattttaaaatgatttactaatcAAGTTAAAACATTGGGCACAAGTTTTCGCTCAAAGCGCGTAAAAGAAACTAgtatgtgtgtttgtgtgtttgtCAAACCCTAAAACTTAAatctctaatttttaattttcacactTTCTCGTCTCTCCTTGTTTCCCTCCCAGCGTTATTGTGGTTGACCCATCCTTACATATTGCATAGTAGTAGCAGTGGAGGCGATAAAGTGAAACACTTTGATCAACAGTTGATATTGAgttcttatattatttttatattctattgAGGT from Ipomoea triloba cultivar NCNSP0323 chromosome 7, ASM357664v1 encodes:
- the LOC116026309 gene encoding ankyrin repeat and SAM domain-containing protein 6; this encodes MYADRVESGARVSVRDRLNGNAVGGSARRRQITGKRLREDDDKWEHDLYEADEPQISSRKLGVKDLRLKLQKRSTQETSQSLNRSVSRGTRDLREKLSGTIYSEAGEVDPSKPKRNPAPDISKPVRKSVIAEAPVLETKKVASTISKKKSQQKAESVGSFLQSLGLEKYEITFQAEEVDMAALIHMTDEDLKAMGIPMGPRKKILLALESKR